From a single Populus trichocarpa isolate Nisqually-1 chromosome 17, P.trichocarpa_v4.1, whole genome shotgun sequence genomic region:
- the LOC18106827 gene encoding uncharacterized protein LOC18106827 isoform X1 translates to MEAKLGLCRTDGEAIITHEKHKEKILKLKRRWLLGLPFSKSEDKNFHKYVVSRFVPESLQRDDDIFYEKVKEYVEEAFGACNAKREAHIAPDSKLLFDRTKMRRMLLSRLDALNNKGLHLIAMLLTGGAVNFETTRKKMKEVIKQSRFLRDPNCDHDQTEILMLLYQLINSPQNFRENCLALVNSTFQSHHSAAIQVLDGLEDLPTEALLAMRRKLSGVPASIPRLLKKKYNRCRDSVIHYIRKTSQKMLSEIGGGDELQEPLAKALGIAGLSVKLTSGSLNSSSNDFCQFSPEIKVLQNEILKALWLLGMKKLKLPEVQTLQLLLDPKADVPKGSLRTAMNKLLTEYLFECSEFSTVPKPLTEALAIINRSSCKTRSGCYPKEQIEEEVECILGLSSEIKQVVWDVFPHHEFDEDFADAYVEESEESDGGDDDFVSDHHNIGECKSYSIDWNYQEESCGEHIPMDSSPPISNPDTSRGPTLFHETRNHNVDVSKLSIATFGTSSVNEDDLSVHHSPNGNSKVHSSIRNEPEKGAAIDPGNSQDVSPPSTFCLKGKNISGNLYLGIQEICDETSMVAYNLIGYLMEGLARKEGLDLDWGDISYLRGDKSSKENQEERKKSSENNEAGSDIAQVVEELLPSLPKSESTRLKELMAT, encoded by the exons ATATTCTATGAGAAAGTAAAAGAGTATGTTGAAGAAGCTTTTGGCGCATGTAATGCTAAAAGAGAGGCTCATATTGCTCCAGACTCTAAACTTTTATTTGACAGAACCAAGATGAGAAGAATGCTATTATCACGCTTGGATGCTCTGAATAATAAAGGGCTTCACCTTATTGCTATGTTACTTACAGGAGGTGCAGTCAATTTTGAAACCACtcgtaaaaaaatgaaagaggtgATTAAACAATCAAGATTTCTTAGGGATCCAAATTGCGATCATGACCAAACAGAAATTTTGATGCTGCTGTATCAACTAATCAATAGCCCTCAAAATTTTAGAGAGAATTGTTTGGCATTGGTGAATTCCACATTTCAATCTCATCATTCTGCAGCTATTCAAGTACTGGATGGACTAGAGGACTTGCCAACTGAAGCCCTGCTTGCTATGCGCAGAAAACTTAGTGGTGTCCCAGCAAGCATTCCCCGTTTACTGAAGAAGAAATACAATCGCTGTCGAGATAGTGTGATTCATTACATAAGGAAGACTAGCCAGAAAATGCTTTCAGAAATTGGTGGAGGGGATGAGCTGCAGGAACCACTAGCCAAAGCACTTGGGATTGCAGGTTTATCTGTAAAGCTAACATCAGGCTCTCTAAATTCCTCTTCGAACGACTTCTGTCAATTCTCTCCAGAAATAAAAGTCTTACAGAATGAGATATTGAAGGCTCTCTGGTTACTAGGAATGAAGAAGCTTAAATTACCGGAGGTGCAAACCTTGCAGCTTCTGCTGGACCCAAAGGCTGATGTACCAAAAGGAAGTCTGCGAACAGCGATGAATAAATTGTTAACAGAATATCTTTTCGAGTGCAGTGAGTTTAGTACCGTTCCTAAACCTTTAACAGAAGCTCTTGCTATTATCAACAGGAGTTCTTGCAAAACCCGGAGTGGATGCTACCCGAAGGAGCAAATTGAAGAAGAGGTGGAATGCATTTTAGGTTTAAGTTCTGAGATAAAGCAGGTGGTTTGGGATGTTTTTCCTCATCATGAATTTGACGAGGATTTTGCTGATGCTTATGTGGAAGAGTCGGAAGAAAGTGATGGTGGAGATGATGATTTTGTCTCTGATCATCACAATATTGGTGAATGTAAATCATATTCAATTGATTGGAATTACCAAGAAGAGAGTTGTGGGGAGCATATACCAATGGACTCCTCTCCACCTATCTCAAACCCTGACACAAGTCGTGGTCCTACTCTGTTCCATGAAACAAGAAATCATAATGTAGATGTCAGTAAGTTGAGCATAGCAACATTTGGGACATCTAGTGTAAATGAAGATGACTTGTCCGTGCACCATTCTCCAAATGGAAATTCAAAAGTCCATTCTTCAATTAGAAATGAACCTGAAAAGGGTGCTGCAATTGATCCAGGAAACTCTCAGGATGTATCACCACCTTCTACCTTCTGCttgaaagggaaaaacataagTGGTAACCTATACCTTGGCATCCAAGAGATCTGTGACGAGACGAGTATGGTTGCTTACAATCTCATTGGTTACTTAATGGAGGGGCTGGCACGGAAAGAGGGCTTGGATTTAGATTGGGGAGATATTTCTTATCTCAGAGGTGATAAGTCAAGCAAAGAAAATCAAG aagaaagaaagaaatcttcTGAGAATAATGAGGCTGGTTCAGATATTGCTCAAGTTGTTGAAGAGTTACTACCTTCCCTCCCGAAGAG TGAGAGCACAAGGTTAAAGGAGTTGATGGCCACATAG
- the LOC18106827 gene encoding uncharacterized protein LOC18106827 isoform X2 produces the protein MRRMLLSRLDALNNKGLHLIAMLLTGGAVNFETTRKKMKEVIKQSRFLRDPNCDHDQTEILMLLYQLINSPQNFRENCLALVNSTFQSHHSAAIQVLDGLEDLPTEALLAMRRKLSGVPASIPRLLKKKYNRCRDSVIHYIRKTSQKMLSEIGGGDELQEPLAKALGIAGLSVKLTSGSLNSSSNDFCQFSPEIKVLQNEILKALWLLGMKKLKLPEVQTLQLLLDPKADVPKGSLRTAMNKLLTEYLFECSEFSTVPKPLTEALAIINRSSCKTRSGCYPKEQIEEEVECILGLSSEIKQVVWDVFPHHEFDEDFADAYVEESEESDGGDDDFVSDHHNIGECKSYSIDWNYQEESCGEHIPMDSSPPISNPDTSRGPTLFHETRNHNVDVSKLSIATFGTSSVNEDDLSVHHSPNGNSKVHSSIRNEPEKGAAIDPGNSQDVSPPSTFCLKGKNISGNLYLGIQEICDETSMVAYNLIGYLMEGLARKEGLDLDWGDISYLRGDKSSKENQEERKKSSENNEAGSDIAQVVEELLPSLPKSESTRLKELMAT, from the exons ATGAGAAGAATGCTATTATCACGCTTGGATGCTCTGAATAATAAAGGGCTTCACCTTATTGCTATGTTACTTACAGGAGGTGCAGTCAATTTTGAAACCACtcgtaaaaaaatgaaagaggtgATTAAACAATCAAGATTTCTTAGGGATCCAAATTGCGATCATGACCAAACAGAAATTTTGATGCTGCTGTATCAACTAATCAATAGCCCTCAAAATTTTAGAGAGAATTGTTTGGCATTGGTGAATTCCACATTTCAATCTCATCATTCTGCAGCTATTCAAGTACTGGATGGACTAGAGGACTTGCCAACTGAAGCCCTGCTTGCTATGCGCAGAAAACTTAGTGGTGTCCCAGCAAGCATTCCCCGTTTACTGAAGAAGAAATACAATCGCTGTCGAGATAGTGTGATTCATTACATAAGGAAGACTAGCCAGAAAATGCTTTCAGAAATTGGTGGAGGGGATGAGCTGCAGGAACCACTAGCCAAAGCACTTGGGATTGCAGGTTTATCTGTAAAGCTAACATCAGGCTCTCTAAATTCCTCTTCGAACGACTTCTGTCAATTCTCTCCAGAAATAAAAGTCTTACAGAATGAGATATTGAAGGCTCTCTGGTTACTAGGAATGAAGAAGCTTAAATTACCGGAGGTGCAAACCTTGCAGCTTCTGCTGGACCCAAAGGCTGATGTACCAAAAGGAAGTCTGCGAACAGCGATGAATAAATTGTTAACAGAATATCTTTTCGAGTGCAGTGAGTTTAGTACCGTTCCTAAACCTTTAACAGAAGCTCTTGCTATTATCAACAGGAGTTCTTGCAAAACCCGGAGTGGATGCTACCCGAAGGAGCAAATTGAAGAAGAGGTGGAATGCATTTTAGGTTTAAGTTCTGAGATAAAGCAGGTGGTTTGGGATGTTTTTCCTCATCATGAATTTGACGAGGATTTTGCTGATGCTTATGTGGAAGAGTCGGAAGAAAGTGATGGTGGAGATGATGATTTTGTCTCTGATCATCACAATATTGGTGAATGTAAATCATATTCAATTGATTGGAATTACCAAGAAGAGAGTTGTGGGGAGCATATACCAATGGACTCCTCTCCACCTATCTCAAACCCTGACACAAGTCGTGGTCCTACTCTGTTCCATGAAACAAGAAATCATAATGTAGATGTCAGTAAGTTGAGCATAGCAACATTTGGGACATCTAGTGTAAATGAAGATGACTTGTCCGTGCACCATTCTCCAAATGGAAATTCAAAAGTCCATTCTTCAATTAGAAATGAACCTGAAAAGGGTGCTGCAATTGATCCAGGAAACTCTCAGGATGTATCACCACCTTCTACCTTCTGCttgaaagggaaaaacataagTGGTAACCTATACCTTGGCATCCAAGAGATCTGTGACGAGACGAGTATGGTTGCTTACAATCTCATTGGTTACTTAATGGAGGGGCTGGCACGGAAAGAGGGCTTGGATTTAGATTGGGGAGATATTTCTTATCTCAGAGGTGATAAGTCAAGCAAAGAAAATCAAG aagaaagaaagaaatcttcTGAGAATAATGAGGCTGGTTCAGATATTGCTCAAGTTGTTGAAGAGTTACTACCTTCCCTCCCGAAGAG TGAGAGCACAAGGTTAAAGGAGTTGATGGCCACATAG
- the LOC112324742 gene encoding peroxisomal membrane protein 13 has product MASNPQPSANNPPPKPWEQSGGSSGATPFKPPSAGSTSDVVEASGTARPGEIVQSSGNTTNNTNAVGRPLPARPWEQSYSTNNYGGYNSTLNYNSGYGSGTYGSSYGGVGGSYGGVGGSYGGVGGLYGGGMYGNSMYRGGYGGLYGSGMNGGGGMYNSGFGGAMGGYGMGMGGPYGVQDPNNPFGEPPSPPGFWISFLRVLQGVVNFFGRLSILIDQNTQAFHMFMTALLQLFDRSGMLYGELARFVLRLLGIRTKPRMVNPQGPNGLPLPGPEGTNANSRYIEGPKAAPSGSWDNVWENDAGK; this is encoded by the exons ATGGCATCTAATCCTCAGCCATCAG CTAACAATCCTCCTCCAAAACCATGGGAGCAATCTGGTGGTTCTTCTGGTGCTACACCTTTTAAACCACCATCAGCTGGCAGCACAAGTGATGTTGTTGAAGCTTCAGGAACTGCAAGACCTGGAGAAATTGTTCAAAGTTCAGGTAATACCACAAATAACACAAATGCTGTTGGTAGGCCTCTTCCTGCAAGACCTTGGGAGCAGAGTTATAGCACAAACAACTATGGAG GTTATAATTCCACTCTGAACTATAATTCCGGATATGGTTCAGGGACCTATGGCTCATCATATGGTGGGGTTGGGGGATCATATGGTGGGGTTGGAGGATCATACGGTGGGGTTGGAGGATTATATGGTGGAGGGATGTATGGAAACAGCATGTATCGAGGCGGTTATGGTGGGCTTTATGGTTCTGGGAtgaatggtggtggtggaaTGTACAATAGTGGTTTTGGAGGCGCAATGGGTGGTTATGGAATGGGCATGGGTGGTCCTTATGGAGTTCAAGACCCTAATAATCCATTTGGTGAACCTCCATCTCCACCGGGGTTCTGGATTTCATTTCTTCGAGTG TTGCAAGGAGTGGTTAACTTTTTTGGCCGCTTATCAATTCTCATAGACCAGAATACACAGGCTTTTCACATGTTCATGACTGCGCTTCTTCAG CTTTTCGATCGCTCAGGCATGTTGTATGGAGAGTTGGCTAGATTTGTATTGAGGCTGCTGGGGATCAGAACAAAGCCCAGAATGGTCAACCCACAAGGTCCCAATGGACTTCCTCTTCCAGGACCTGAAGGTACAAATGCGAACTCTCGCTACATTGAAGGACCAAAGGCTGCTCCAAGTGGTTCTTGGGACAATGTTTGGGAGAATGATGCTGGCAAATGA
- the LOC112324761 gene encoding protein NLP8, with product MENPFSSKEKGTGYWASPRAQMDVVTPLDGSPRNLLLEDPFNNFSELMNFDIYAELCNNPSAMDQMLDPFGMPSFPSTSSPSFDPGSFAALNSAPVQNTTNAAGTSYNDGDKVVLQQINSHFCYPSDSIDTDDLGAKHSNDAGQQNRFSNLTDHIIARPLAPSLDERMLRALSLLKVSSGGGFLAQVWVPRRIGNQYMLSTTDQPYLLDEMLAGFREVSRTFTFPAEVKPGLPLGLPGRVFISKVPEWTSNVIYYSKGEYLRAKQAADHEVRGSFALPIFDPDEMSCCAVLELVTMKEKPDFDSEMENVCHALEAVNLRSTAPPRLLPQCLSSNKRAALSEIADVLRAVCHAHRLPLALTWIPCNYTEEALDEIVKVRVREANSRSSGKCVLCIEDTACYVNDRKMQGFVHACAEHYIEEGQGLAGKALQSNHPFFFSDVKAYDITEYPLVHHARKYGLNAAVAIRLRSTYTGDEDYILEFFLPVNIEGSSDQQLLLNNLSGTMQRICKSLRTVSETEFVRQECSEDGLPKEAVPSVRPMSISKGSSQTAISEGNLNSAAKMLFNMSGSKNDQTESNSSNEQKMSGSRRQVEKKRSTAEKTVSLSVLQQYFSGSLKDAAKSIGVCPTTLKRICRQHGISRWPSRKINKVNRSLKKIQTVLDTVQGVEGGLKFDPTAGGFIAGGAMMQEFDLRNGFVFQEKNLSNRNSDPANHDVVSVRPAPCTDGNNSTVKVENDECHIGSRGVLKESCVHVIDCSEDAKSAAVDAGLCEQANFGSGPWACLENDITVSLAKAGNKWGMKNGGIILENLDSHFVSQSSSSFAKEMDTKMEGDDGNVEHNQPTSSSMTDSSNGTGSMMHGSISSSSSFEERKHSKVQTSFCDGDLKITVKASYKEDIIRFKFDPSAGCLQLYKEVSNRFKLQTGTFQLKYLDDEEEWVLLVSDSDLQECLEIMEYVGTRNVKFLVRDAVAPFVMGSSGSSNSFLVGSS from the exons ATGGAGAACCCCTTCTCGTCAAAAGAAAAGGGGACGGGTTATTGGGCTTCTCCAAGAGCTCAGATGGATGTTGTCACACCTTTAGATGGTTCCCCGAGGAATTTACTTCTTGAGGATCCATTCAACAATTTTTCGGAGCTtatgaattttgatatttatgctGAATTGTGCAACAACCCATCAGCaatggatcaaatgcttgacCCATTTGGAATGCCATCCTTTCCATCAACATCCTCTCCATCCTTTGATCCAGGAAGTTTTGCAGCACTAAATTCTGCTCCTGTACAGAATACAACAAATGCTGCTGGGACTTCTTACAATGATGGGGATAAAGTGGTGCTTCAGCAAATAAATTCCCATTTTTGTTATCCCTCAGATTCAATTGATACTGATGATTTGGGTGCAAAGCACAGTAACGATGCTGGTCAACAAAATCGTTTCTCAAACTTGACAGATCATATTATTGCTCGGCCACTTGCACCATCACTTGATGAGAGGATGCTAAGGGCATTATCCTTGTTGAAGGTTTCATCTGGAGGGGGTTTTTTGGCACAAGTGTGGGTTCCCAGAAGGATTGGGAATCAATACATGTTAAGCACTACAGATCAACCATACTTGCTTGACGAAATGCTAGCAGGGTTCCGAGAGGTGTCTAGAACATTTACCTTCCCTGCAGAAGTGAAGCCTGGTTTGCCTCTAGGGCTTCCTGGTCGTGTATTCATTTCCAAAGTTCCAGAGTGGACCTCAAATGTAATTTATTATAGCAAGGGTGAATACTTACGAGCAAAGCAGGCAGCTGATCATGAAGTACGGGGTTCTTTTGCATTACCGATCTTTGATCCTGATGAGATGTCCTGCTGTGCTGTTCTGGAACTTGTCACTATGAAGGAGAAACCGGATTTTGATTCAGAGATGGAAAATGTTTGCCATGCACTTGAG GCTGTGAACTTACGGAGCACTGCACCTCCTCGACTTCTTCCTCAG TGTCTCTCAAGCAACAAAAGAGCTGCCTTGTCTGAAATAGCTGATGTTCTACGAGCTGTATGTCATGCACATAGATTGCCACTGGCTCTCACGTGGATTCCTTGCAATTATACCGAGGAAGCTCTTGATGAAATCGTAAAAGTGCGTGTCAGGGAAGCCAATTCAAGGTCAAGTGGTAAATGTGTATTGTGCATTGAAGATACAGCTTGCTATGTGAATGACAGAAAAATGCAAGGTTTTGTGCATGCATGTGCAGAACATTATATTGAGGAAGGGCAAGGTCTAGCTGGAAAAGCACTACAATCAAATCATCCATTCTTCTTCTCTGATGTGAAGGCATATGATATAACTGAGTATCCACTTGTTCATCATGCACGCAAGTATGGTCTGAATGCTGCAGTTGCAATCAGGCTAAGAAGCACCTACACTGGTGATGAGGACTATATTTTAGAGTTCTTTCTCCCTGTCAATATAGAGGGAAGTTCAGACCAACAACTCCTGCTGAACAATCTCTCAGGTACCATGCAGAGAATTTGTAAGAGTTTGAGAACAGTTTCAGAGACAGAATTTGTTAGGCAGGAATGTTCTGAAGATGGTTTGCCAAAAGAAGCAGTTCCAAGCGTCAGACCAATGTCCATTTCAAAGGGCAGCTCTCAAACTGCAATATCAGAAGGAAACTTGAATTCAGCTGCCAAGATGCTTTTTAATATGTCTGGTTCAAAAAATGATCAAACAGAATCAAATAGCTCTAACGAACAG AAAATGAGTGGATCTAGAAGACAGGTGGAGAAAAAGAGAAGCACAGCAGAGAAAACTGTGAGCCTGAGCGTTCTTCAGCAATACTTTTCTGGAAGTCTCAAGGATGCTGCCAAAAGCATTGGTG TTTGCCCCACAACACTGAAAAGAATTTGCAGACAACATGGAATATCCAGATGGCCATCCCGCAAGATAAACAAGGTGAACcgctcattaaaaaaaatacagactgTGCTTGACACTGTTCAGGGGGTAGAAGGAGGGCTGAAATTTGATCCCACCGCAGGTGGTTTCATTGCTGGGGGAGCCATGATGCAAGAATTTGATCTTCGAAATGGTTTTGTATTTCAAGAGAAAAATCTGTCCAATAGAAATTCTGATCCAGCTAACCATGATGTAGTTTCTGTACGTCCAGCTCCTTGTACTGATGGCAATAATTCTACTGTTAAAGTAGAAAATGATGAATGTCATATAGGTAGCAGGGGAGTATTAAAGGAGTCTTGCGTTCATGTGATTGATTGTAGTGAAGATGCCAAGTCAGCTGCAGTGGATGCTGGATTATGTGAGCAGGCTAACTTTGGCTCTGGACCTTGGGCTTGTCTTGAAAATGACATCACGGTTTCTCTTGCAAAAGCAGGCAACAAATGGGGCATGAAAAATGGTGGTATTATACTAGAGAATTTGGACTCTCACTTTGTGTCTCAAAGCTCAAGCTCCTTCGCCAAGGAGATGGATACCAAAATGGAGGGTGACGATGGAAATGTAGAACATAACCAGCCTACTTCTTCAAGCATGACTGACTCATCAAATGGCACTGGTTCAATGATGCATGGCAGTATATCAAGCTCTTCGAGCTTTGAGGAGAGGAAGCATTCAAAAGTGCAAACTAGTTTTTGTGATGGTGATTTAAAAATTACTGTAAAAGCCAGTTACAAAGAAGATATAATCCGCTTCAAGTTTGATCCATCAGCGGGATGTTTGCAGCTCTACAAAGAAGTATCAAATAGGTTCAAATTGCAAACTGGAACATTCCAACTCAAGTATCTAGATGACGAAGAGGAGTGGGTACTGTTGGTGAGTGACTCTGACTTGCAGGAGTGTCTGGAGATAATGGAATATGTTGGGACTCGTAATGTGAAGTTCCTTGTTCGTGACGCTGTTGCGCCTTTTGTAATGGGAAGCTCTGGCAGCAGCAATAGCTTTTTGGTAGGAAGCTCCTAG